A portion of the Lolium rigidum isolate FL_2022 chromosome 1, APGP_CSIRO_Lrig_0.1, whole genome shotgun sequence genome contains these proteins:
- the LOC124673008 gene encoding transcription factor MYB20-like, translated as MGRQPCCDKVGLKKGPWTAEEDQKLVAFLLTHGHFCWRIVPKLAGLMRCGKSCRLRWTNYLRPDLKRGLLSDDEERLVIDMHAQLGNRWAKIAAMLPGRTDNEIKNHWNTHIKKKLRRMGIDPATHLPLDKDQAPPTALQDKEQPTPHCAEHSLPAEDEDDKAVVPLIQPPQEIVVPPHTAGSNCSASPASAISPSCSSSSASAGSAASAVDVAEWQQATYLFDIYGFTDVGSVWDGGFVSGVDPFGPFDHYYPGAGFDQDNWF; from the exons ATGGGCAGGCAGCCGTGCTGCGACAAGGTGGGCCTGAAGAAGGGGCCGTGGACGGCGGAGGAGGACCAGAAGCTCGTCGCCTTCCTCCTCACCCACGGCCACTTCTGCTGGCGCATCGTCCCCAAGCTCGCAG GGCTGATGCGGTGCGGCAAGAGCTGCCGGCTGCGGTGGACCAACTACCTGCGTCCCGACCTCAAGCGCGGCCTCCTGTCCGACGACGAGGAGCGGCTCGTCATCGACATGCACGCGCAGCTCGGCAACCGCTGGGCCAAGATCGCCGCGATGCTCCCCGGCAGGACCGACAACGAGATCAAGAACCACTGGAACACCCACATCAAGAAGAAGCTCCGCAGGATGGGCATCGACCCCGCCACCCACCTCCCGCTCGACAAAGACCAGGCCCCTCCTACCGCGCTGCAAGACAAGGAGCAGCCGACGCCCCACTGCGCTGAACACTCTCTGCCGGCGGAGGATGAGGACGACAAGGCGGTGGTTCCGCTGATCCAGCCGCCGCAGGAGATCGTGGTGCCCCCGCACACTGCGGGGAGCAACTGCTCTGCTTCCCCTGCCTCGGCGATCTCgccgtcctgctcctcctcctcggcctcggcTGGCTCGGCGGCGTCCGCCGTGGACGTGGCGGAGTGGCAGCAGGCCACGTATCTCTTCGACATATATGGCTTCACCGATGTGGGCTCGGTCTGGGATGGCGGCTTCGTCTCCGGCGTTGATC